One Aptenodytes patagonicus chromosome 7, bAptPat1.pri.cur, whole genome shotgun sequence genomic window, tatatatttttatatgtataaacCTATGCTAGGTATTGAAACAAATATTGGATTGCCTTATTGCTGAAGTTCTCTCTCTGTTCTATCGGTATGAGCTGCTCACATGAAAGCATGACAAAGTGGGGAGATGATCAGCTGTAAGAGAGCAGTAAAACTCAGCCAGTCACTCTGTCTTTATGTACCCCCCACGGCCCTTTGAGATACCACGGGCGGGAGCATATTTTCTGCTTACAACTGGAGGAAAGAGAGCGTCCATCCAGTATGAGTTTCAATAAAATGAGAAAGAGCAGTTAGCTATATATACCATTATGTTCCGCTGTTTAATTCTCCCTTTCTTATGATCTACTCACTCTACTGGTGCAGAACACTTCCTCTGCTAAAACTCTGCCTATGTATTTGTTCCATCCTAGTAAGAGAAATCTGCTATTCCTCTGGCATACCTAGGACGAGCAGCAGCAATACAGGTTTCCCTGCAGAGCCTCGTTCGTGTGCCATAGCCTTATTTTACAAGAATTCTTGCCGGGGCTGGGATGTTTTTCCATTCTTGCTTTTGAGATTCCAAAAGTTTGCTATGAAGAAGCGGGATGAAATGAGCAAAGGTACAGGAGGCCATGATGCAGGTGCAAGATATTCAACTTGGATAGCCAAACTTGAATCAATACCAAAAAATGACTCCCACGGTATGCACCACAAACATTTAGTCTGCTAatactttcacatttttaaaaatctgctagTAAATGTCATGTTGATCCTCAGTACAGTATGTGAAAATAATACCTTCTTCAAAACATGAAGAGAAACATAAGATAGACAAGTGCTTTTAAGCAGTAGATCTCAAAAGGATTAATGAAGAACTTGAGTCTCGTGAGCTTCCCCACACTGGAAAGCTACAATGTGGAATTTGGGCATGCTCGAAGTTATCCAGAAGCTGAATGGTAGAACAAGGAACAGGATCTAAGGCAGTCACGAGAGAACCCTACAAGTGTTGAGATGCCgattcttaaaaaaacaaccaaccaaccaaaataaCACAACAAAAAAGCCACCTACTGGAAAACCTCTAATTGAGTGAGAAGGTTGGTTATTTTCACAAACGCATAGCCTAATAAAATCTCAGGAGGAGAGCTGAGAGCATAATGGGCGTAACTTTTCTTCTAGATgactaatatttttataaaatctttaTGTTAACGTGTATTTTACTGCATTGTTTGAGCTGCATCTCAACTGATTAGAATAAATAGTTTGTCTGGATTTAGAGCATCAATCTCAGATTGGTGCTTAAGGGTTGGCTTAGTAACTTCAACGTGATCTGCTACCCGGTGCGTTTTTTCACAGTGCCTCATGCACAGCAGTGACTTCTAATACGTGCCCCTTGCCTGCCCTCTCATTGCTTGGTTTTCGCTTTTTTGTTGCACAGAAAAtttggaacagcagcagcagtcccaGAGGTGTTTGGTTACTGGAAAAAAAGCTGATCATTTCCCAATTATGAGCAGAATAACTTTTAGAACTattaaaccaaaaaaagttatttgcaaaaCCTGTCTTGCATGCATACTTGGTCGGCAGAAGATTTTTAAACCCCCAGCTAAGTATGACTTGCACAAactcatttgttttttaaatagcaaagctGTTTCATAACATATTGCCAAATTTAAGTATTGCAAATTAATTACTGCAAATTTTTAGGAGATCTCAGGAGTTTTGAAATCAATGGTATCGAATGGCAATAACTACTCTTTCCTAGTAAGATAAAAATGCTGCCTTTTACAGCACTAGGAAACAGTAACATTATATTGTTACTGATGATCTGTGTGCAAAATTTCTGAAACGTGATAAGATATATGCCTTTACTGCTCTTTTAAGCAACTAGCTGCGATATCAGTCACTGTAAAAACTTCTGATTAATATTCAGATCAATGGCTTGAAGAAAACTATGActaaattttatttgcttttgaatcaGATAAAAAGTTGCTTTAGCGTTTAGCTAGATtatagttaaataaaaatattcagcagTTACAGAAACTGCATCAAAATCAAGTATCTCATATGATTGCGTAATCTGCACATTCTCAGTACAACTTGAGGTTGAAGTTACTGAACGCAGGAGGTGAATACTTTCCAGACTTgactgaaaactaaaaaaaagatgcaaaagttAACTGTCATTTATAATATAATatgaaaacttgtattttgtCGATAACATTCCATTCCTACTACTGAAGCTCAAAGAATCCTTTCATGCTATTTTTAACTAACCTCCTCCTCCATCAGgttctaaaaggaaaaaacacttaGAAGGTTCAATAGAGCACTCTCTAAGCTCTGCCCGAGCAATGCTTCATTAAATATTGATACCCTTCAGGAAGAGAATACCAAAACGGTAGGTAAGCAGCCCTTCATAACCTTGTGGGGTTTTCCTACAAATTACCAGAGAAACACAAAATAAGGCACTGCTGTTCTTGTTACATCTCTAACAACGGAAGCATGATTGGCTCGCTCTCACGGCACAGTCATGCTTTTCCTCACACTCCAAATACTTTACAAGGTGGTCAGTAACCTCCTCCTCTTCGTTCATTAGCCGGTAAGGGGAAGACTTCTGTTTCTCAGACTGTTGAGGAAACAATAGAAGTTTGAAATACGCTCTGTAAAACACATTTTGCTATTACACTTTAATGGGCAAGTTAGAGTCTATACCTCGATACTTGATCCAATAATCTAACAGACTGTAACACAGGGGTTTCACCACTTTCCTTAGGTGCTTGGAAAACTGAAAGCAATGTAGGAGTAGGACTGGAAGTCAATTTGGCTGCTCCAGAAAGATTTAATTTTGGTAATTCTCCACGAGGAGGTCcgtgttgttgttttgttttttcctggactTTCCTAAGAGAaggctttgaaaataaataaacaagatcCAATTTCTTTCTGAGAACATCTTAAGGAATacaattaaaagagaaaatccaaataatcagaaaaaaaataacagccaaACAGTACTTCAGCTAATTCTTTTTTACAAATTACTACCTCACTTGATGTTTCTTGCAatttttcctgaaggaacttCTTACAAAGCCCACAATGATGAACCCCAGAACTAAGTTGGTGGAAAAAGTGGCTGCTGCTATGGAAGGAGAGTTCATGCTTTCAAGGTTAAATgcacagcagaaaataatttataattatttttgctactgtaatttgtttttttgagaaaaaccTGTATTTGAGAGTTTTTCATGTAGTACTAACTTCTATCTCACCTTGCAGATACAGCAAACCCTTAAGAGTGAACATGTTGAGTATTCTTCACATAGCTTGAATATAAACAAATTTTTAGTTTGCCGGaatttttaatcagattttaatttttttattgccaGTGTCAAATATAAGTGTAGGATTTTCCCAGATATCATCTAAATACAGgataattaagtttttaaaaaaataaaaattatttgttcaaaATGTAGACTGAAGGCCTGAAAAGGCACAAACACACTTTCTGACTCTGCTACAACTTCATCTGTACAACTTTTTAACTCAAAGGCAGACAGCAAAAGACGAGGATcaagatattttaagaaaatgtggaACTGTCCCTCTAAGTAATAGCAACTACTACAACCGTTTACTGAAGGGATTATGTGGTATCACAGCTTCTAAATTCTAACTCATGATTTTCAGGGCTTGCGGGGGGTGGAACTGCATCAGGCCCAATACAGATCAGTGTTTAGGCAGACTGAATCAAACCAAGTAATCAGCttaaggaaaacatttgtttctagCTAACAAGCTCAGTGTCACAAATTACTTTCTCTAAATGGGCTGACAATTCCTCTGCTTAAGTATTACCTGTCTTTGACTTTCCTTTGAAATTTGCCACAAATGCAGAGGTACTTGCCCTGCTGTATTTCCTAGTAACCTTAATTTTTTGTGCATGGCCAAAGCTTGTGTATCAGCTGCCCTaaaaagtttggggaaaaaagaaaaaaaagagaaaagcatcagTTGTGCTTTAGGTGAAGTTTGGACTCAATGCAAAGAATTATGTTGACTGAATTGCGTTCATTGTATTGCAGGCTAAGTACTAGCACTGTAAACAAACTTTATTCCAGTCCACTTTAAATAGTAAGCACGCAGCGCTCCCCCCACTTTTTAATTTTAGTCTTCAAGACTGAAGTGATTTGAAGTCACTTGCCAGAGTTCTTAAAAATAAGGGTGCTGTAATGCTTGATGGGCAGCAATTCTCTCATCAGGATCATATTTTAACATGACATAGAGGAGAGAGAAGCCCTTGGGAGACAAATTGTGCACAAGAGGAGggattccttttccttttttaaaggggAAATCAAAACTCACCAGTTCTTGACCTGTGTTAAGCAAGTTGAGAACAGTTATTCATGCACATTCAGAAAGAATtacaatttactgaaaaaaattattctcatctGATTTAGGTAATCATTTATTAGGGACAAGTAAGTAACActtggaaaaaagtgttttctctccTAACAAATTATGTCATTGGCCTTAAAGATACCATGGGAATAAAAGGCCAGATAAGATTGATGTAGGCTCAGATTTCCTCTCCTCTGCCTACAAGGATCACGAATGCGTGACTATCTCTGGGTAGGGATAGAAGACACTGCTCTTTGGTCAGCAGCCGTCACAACAGTATTAGATTTTTGTGGTGGTTCCCTGAGCAGAAATTGCACACAGTTGTACAGTTATATTGTGGATATTTAAACAGTGAGATTAATAACTATGGGAGTGCATACTTACTGCTTGAACTTGTTGAGAGTTTTGTTAGCAGGAGTGCCTATAACGTCATGGATTTTTGAAATTTGGCCCAGCTCATCAGATCCAGGAAAGAGAGGCTGAAAACTGCAAAGTAAGAGATAGTATTAGCACTAGAGAAGACACAAACTAGTTTAAGTGGCATAGCTGCCACTTCAGTTAAAAAATTTTCATTTACGAGGAAGATACATTTTAGAATTATTCATTTGTGGACAGTTTAATACCAACCAGCAACTGAAAGATAACATGTGAGGAGCAGATTAATACAACTGCATGTTGGATGGAAAGAGTAGTTTGGGTTATTAAACAGAAACCTGTAGTTGCCCTCTCCTCGCAGGTTTGGGGTAAAATATGTAAAGAGAACATCCCTCCTGGTGAAAGGCAATGGATGTGGGATTGTGTTTTCTTCTAGTGAAGTGGCAGACCCCAGAAGACAATGTGCTTTCCTCATTTTAAGACAGCAGAGTCAAGCAGTCCCTCTTGTTGTGTATGCAcataaaagtatatatttataagAAACATTCCATTCCTAACACTCAGGTTCTTTGCAAGCAGCAATACTGGAAAGATGGTAATTTGAACTGCATTCCTGAGCTTGATCCTCAGTTAATATAAAACTTGCATAGAGTCCTTGAAAACATTGTTATCGATGGAGCAATCTGACTTCACGAGTTAGGTCCACTACCATTTGTTTCTTGCACGTTGCCTTTTCCCATGTTAGCAGAGCATTTCCTTGGGCTTATAATTTAAGAAACACTTCAGTAGCACCACATGATTCGTGAAAGCGATACATTCAGCCCTCTTTGTAGAAGGAGGAAACTTCTTTTAACTGTTTGCAAATTCAGTCAAACAGCTGGCTGCACACTTCTCTGAATGTCTTTACAAAGCTTTGAgtaggggaaggagagaaaagagatcCGATTCATGTTGTGCAGCTGTATCAAGACAAGCAGTTGGGAGTAGCTTTTGTGTGCACTACAAAAATGTCCTGTCTCTAAATGTAAAGCTATAACTTAGGGAAGAACAACTGTGCAatccacagaaaaatgtaatCCAGGAACCATGATTTATAAGGAACGGAAAGAGGGAGACCAAGATTTGAAAGATAAGCATGGCTGAGTAAAAGACTAACAATTCTTACACAATGTGGTGTAAAGCATAAAGGCTTACGCAAATGTTCAACAGCAAAAACTGCAAACTGcgcttaaaaagaaacaaacctgcCCATAACTTCCTTTATCTTGGCAAGGCTGTATCTTTTTTAATTCGGTAATTTCCAGTAACCATCCCTCATTTCTCTCTGAGCACATCTATCAGGTCTCTGAAAATGTGCAGTGGTTGCAAAGAATGAAGTTTGTTACATTAAGCTAAAATTATGAGGAAATATCTGTAAGGTTTTTTGCCCTAAGAAAACCTAAGTTTGCAGCATGTAATTTTCTTGCCAAACTTCAAAGCCCACCTGATTcaaattgaaatggaaaaacacggtatttttaaagctttaggTCCCAATTTACTTTGCAGGAGAACTGCCACATTTGGGATTTTTCTGTTAACAGTTTTCTGACCGAAGTAGAACTGTTTCTATGAGTTAGCAGGCAAAGCATAAGGGTTGTCATTTAATGTGATGGTGATGGCAGCAGCTGCACTTGccatgtggaggaggaggaaagaagcaaagcaaatgtTATCACTCCTGGTTGCATATCAGAGACAGCAGTGTGGGAGGAGAATAAagaactgctgctgttgctaGGGCACAAAGATATTGGAGAAATACTCATGgtggttatttttccttttttcttgaagACCGGTGACAATTTTTTTGAGTTATAGTTTCATCATCATCGAAAAGCTCAAAGGACTTTAATCCGGGTTTTCCTGAACTCTTCCTTCATCAGAATCCGACTTCAAAATATTCCACGACATAAGGTCCTGGCACAAGGGTCTTAAACACGCTATATTATAAATCAAAGTAGTGAATCAGAGGGAGTGTCTTCTCTAATCTCCTCCGGTTTTGCAGAATAGTAAGtaaaaaaaagaggcaaacatTTTACCATCAAGTGCATGAAGAAGATTGAGGGTAGTTAGCAATGTTCATCACAGGAAATGAGCCATAGTCTCTTCAGAGATAAagcagagaaaacacatttttaccaAACTCAAATATGAAgccaataggaaaaaaaaaaccaaaccaaaaaaccaaaaaccaaacaaccaacaaaacaaccaactgttcaaaaatgttattttacttgTAAATAGTATTTGTTGATCTTGAACATCCCACTGCTTTATTACTAACGTGCCATAGGGTGAAGAGAGTGCCAGACAAGGCAGGATTACTGCCTGATGAACCCTGCAGATTAATCACAGAAGAAGCTTCCACAAAACCATGGAAACAAAGATCATATTACCCATACCACGTGCTCCTTACTTGAGTTATTTGCCTTTGATTTTCTGGATTAATAATAAGCAAGACCCTCCACTGAACACTGTACCTTGTGATTTCATAGAAAACACAGCCAGCACCCCATATATCAATTTTGTAACTATAGTGGCCATTTGTAAGTAAGCATTCAGGTGCTCAGTACCAGCGTGTAGAGATATGTTCTGTATGTGGCTGCTTAGAACAGACACTCCTACGAGATCCAGAATCTCCTAACCTCAGGGTATTCTGCTGCAAAaacaaataaagtattttgacaaattagaaacactgaaatattcaAGCCAAGATTCTCCTTAAACGTGTGAAGTAGTCATCATAAAAGAAATCACAGATTACTTTAAGAATAAACTTTCAGAAATCCCAGGGGTAGTATTGTAATAGcagtaaaactgcatttaaataGCAAGTAGCTCCAGGCTCGAAGATATGTGTCCCATAATATGTGCAAATACCATTCTGTACATCATTAAAAGAAAGAGCTGAGTTAATTGAAAAGCATATGGACTATTACTGAAGGGAAGACTGCTAAATAGGACATCTGGATTAAGTTAGTTTCTTAGAGTTCTTGTGTTGAGCAGTGATGTAACAGGTGGCTTGGGCTTCTCCTTGGAATGGCTTCTCCTGTGTACTTCtaagacttaaaagaaaaatttatctccagaaaataaaatttcataaaatgaattttgaaatCCTCGCTTTTCAGACATTAGCAAAATAACATTCTGAAACTGTCAGGAGAAtagattttaatgaagaaatcttCTGAAAGCTAACACCTTCTGCTCCCTTTTGTATGAATAACTTCCACTAAATGTAGGAATTGAATGTAGAAAGAGGGCTGCAGAACTGAACGCTATCGCTTGTTTCTcggaaaacagaaattaatagaGGATAAAGAACAGGTTTTTAGATTGGAACACATGCAGGTTGTAATGCATCCAATTCATTTCAGGTTTTAGCCAAGAACAAACTTGCCTGTTCATTCCTCTAGATCAGGAATACGGTATTAGAAGTAACtatctatagattttttttaaaactctactTTTATTCATGAAGAAGCATTACCTTCTCAGactaaagagaaaaatactgatataCTTCACTCTCAGTTAAATATTCTCACGTAAAATTAATTACCTTTATTAATGTTTTCTGGTTTCACATCTCTCTGAAATATCCCATCTCTGTACCAATATAAAcacaccagagagaagagatcagtaaaaagagaaacattatCAGTGCTTCCAGTTATCtgtaaaaaaatacttcaagaaaCTAACGCTTTCTTCAAACTTATCAACAGCATagtaaaaaaattgaattttgccaCCACGGTGAGACAACAGCTACAGGTATGGGAATGGGGAAAGGGCAAGTCCAGGAAGGGGAGGCCAGGCTTTCTGCTTTTGCTCTCACCAGGGTTACCAAAGGATTGCAAGGGCCACCCCCTCCCAGGAGGGCTTCCTGCAGCAGGTACTAGAGCTCCTTcggggtgctggcagcagcatggGCTGCCTGCTTGCTGCCTTCCAGGGCTCTGCTACAGGCAAAGATGCATCTGGGCAATggcctttttcctccctgcagcagtCTGCTGCCCCAGACAATTGTATGTCTCTGCTTAGAGATGACCCTGAAATAAATGTATGATACGTTTACTGTAAAGCTGTTGCTGAGCCAGGTCTCTTACCTATGTATGCAATCAAGAGATTTGCATAACTGGTAcatgtggttctttttttttttttcttcccaggtaATGGCTTTCTCCTTCCTAGAATTAAATTTCAAGTTGCACAAGTCCTTTTTAGCAAACAACAGAGtacaaaaaaattaccttcagCTTCCAATAGTGCATTGATATTACCTTTTTCAATTATACTATTTCTGTCATTTATAGCTAGCTTTGTAATCCATTTTCCACTCAACTTCAGACATAATTTAGATTTCAGTATGCACCAGAATAGCTCAGCTAACAACTGTCAATTCAATAGTCTGTAATCTGCCTTAGCTTTTACTGCATGTTTTTCTTGCAGTACCTGTTTCCCCAAGTTCTAAGAGAACTGCAATATTTCACTTCTAAACATCTAATTCCCTCTCTAAACAAAGTAACTGTCCTTAAGGTTCAAGATTCGTATCAATCACCTCAAATTACTGCAATGCTTAAATGACCGTGATTCACATTTGACTTGCAAATTAAAGGTTAACCAATGTAGTTTAGCTTGCTATTGCCATTGCGCAATCATGACAGTTATAAAATATATCTGTTATTTTTTCAGAGCCATTCAGTAACtactcagcttttttcttttataggcTCCAAAGGCCTTTTAATCTTGCTGTAATGCCTTTATGTAAGGCTGCAATGTCATCAACGGAGGCAGAAATGATcacatttttgaaaaacaaagcaggtACTGATCTGCCTGATGACAGTAGTATGAGTAAttggctggggaggaggagggagattATCAGGACACTAACTCATTGAGGGCTGCAAGTCCTCGCAGCCAGCGGGACTTGTGTTCCTAACTGATTACAGCACTCCTCCAGTCAGCCACATAATCCGCTGAGCAGGATTAGAGAACAAAGCCCTTGAAACGGAGTACCGTTTACATCAGGAACTGTAGTATTGTTACCCCAGTAGAGACAAATGGTGTTTTCAACATCGGGATTTTTGTCATTATAGTAGGAAAGATTTTATAAAATGCAGCTATTCAAACCAACTCAGattattattagtatttaaaaaaacaggccTTCATAAAAAGAAGTCATGCTCAATTGTTTTTCCATTACAGGTCACTAGTAAAATCTGGAGCAGATGCTTTTCTACTTCCAGATTTATCATTAGAGAAACCTTAGTTGGAAGTAATGAAGCGAATCATAAGGCAGCAGCACTTGAGGCTACAATTGTTTTCGCTTGAGGCATCTTCCCCACCTCTCTCTGAGCCGTATTTTTTTCATCGCTTTAAATGACCAAACTGTTCTGGGTTAAAGAAAAGGCAAGAC contains:
- the MOK gene encoding LOW QUALITY PROTEIN: MAPK/MAK/MRK overlapping kinase (The sequence of the model RefSeq protein was modified relative to this genomic sequence to represent the inferred CDS: inserted 2 bases in 1 codon; deleted 2 bases in 1 codon; substituted 1 base at 1 genomic stop codon); protein product: MPAPVLRSTHRRGPRAARVNPLPVHGSTPPSQERRARGAREEEPLHASEGGEGRDVTSRGRGRSRSLGRGAGACAVARVTGTQHGALRAGPGGARRSGGGPAALSLTPRPAGERRMNKYKPVGKVGEGTFSDVLKTXSRRHGKYYACKHRKQHFESMEQVNNLREIQVLRRLSPHPNSLMLHEVAFDKKAGSLSLICELMDMNIYELIKGRRKPLPEEKKKKNHMYQLCKSLDCIHRDGIFQRDVKPENIILQQNTLRLGDSGSRRSVCSKQPHTEHISTRWYXAPECLLTNGHYSYKIDIWGAGCVFYEITSFQPLFPGSDELGQISKIHDVIGTPANKTLNKFKQAADTQALAMHKKLRLLGNTAGQVPLHLWQISKESQRQPSLRKVQEKTKQQHGPPRGELPKLNLSGAAKLTSSPTPTLLSVFQAPKESGETPVLQSVRLLDQVSSLRNRSLPLTG